The Natronosporangium hydrolyticum nucleotide sequence GGAGCGGGCACGCGTAGCGCCAGTCCTGGCCTCCCCGGCCGACGCCGGACTGCTCGCGTTGGACCCGGAGGCGCTGGCAGCCCGGTTGCCCGTGGCTGAGCTGCTCGGGCCGGCGAGCCTGGCGTACCTGGCCGAGTCGGACCTGCGTACCGTCGGGGACCTCACGCCGGTCCTCGAGTTGCCCGCTCAGCACCCGGAGGTCGCTGCGTTGCTGGGGACGGTTCCCGGCACCGAAGCCGAGGAGAGCGGCCTCGACGCAATCACCTCGCCCGCCTTCGTCCTCGGCCAACGCGGCTTGGTGGCCGCGGCCGCGGGCTATCGCCGATGGCCGGGAGAGGTCGCTCACCTGTGTGTGCTCAGCGCCCCGGCGCAGCGCGGCAACGGCCTGGCGACCCGCGTCGCCGGTGCGGCGACAGCGCATGCCCTACGGCACGGCCTACTACCGCAGTGGCGGGCTCGGTTGCCCGCTTCGGCGCGGGTAGCCCGCCGACTCGGGTTTCGCGAGCTAGGTCGACAGCTGAGCCTGCGGCTGACGCCGTCAGCTCCGGCTGACGGGTAGGGCGAGACCGTTGCCGGCGAGCGGCCGAGAGCGGATCGCGAGCATGGCGATGTCGTCCTGGATGGCGCCACCGGACCAGTCGACGACGAGCTGCTCCAGGTGGCTCACGACGGCCTCCGCGGTCCACCCGTGGCAGTCGCGCAGCGCCTGCCGGAACCGGTGCTCGCCGAACTGTTCCCGACCGCTGTCGCCGCCCCTGGCCTCGGTCATGCCGTCGCTGTAGAGGAGGCAGATATCACCGGGGGCCAGCTCCACCGAGGCGGTGCCGACCTGCAGCGTGGGCACGACTCCGACCAGCGTGCCGGCGACCGGCACCTCGGACACCTGGCCGTTGGCCCGCAGCACTAGCGGTGTGGGATGGCCACCGGTGGCGAAGGTCAGCCGGAGTCCGCCACCGGGCAGCCGGTCGAGCTGCCCGAGCACCAGCGTTACGAACTGACCGGAATGGCTTAGCTGCCCGGATTGCCCGGGTTGCAGCAGCGCGTCGTTGAGCACCCGCAGCAACATCGCCGGCTCCTGCTCCACCAGGTGCAGCGCCCGCAACGTCTGGCGCACCTTGCCGGTCAACGCCGCCGCTGGCGCTCCCTTGCCACACACATCGCCGAGCACCACCACCGTCCGGGAGCCGGCGCCGGCCGGGGTGAAGACGTCGTAGAAATCGCCGCCGACCAGCAGGCCCCGTTCGGCGGGCCGGTAGCCGCCCGCCAGCTCCGCCCCCAGCAGGCGCGGCAGCTGCGGCGGGAGCAGCTCAGCCTGTAACACCGCCATCGCTTCGGACTGCTCGCGGTAGAGCAGGGCGGCCGCCATCGCCGCCCCGGCCCGGGTGGCGAAGGTACGCGCGACCGCCAACTCGTCGTCGGACTTCGGCGCCCGCCCGGCCCGCCAACCCAGCAGCAGCGCCCCGCCCGGAACGCCGTCACCGGACATCGGGGTCAGCAGAACCTGCCCGAGTGGGGCCACCCCACTCGGCAGCAACCGGCCCGGCAGGGTGCCCGGGTCGAGCCAACGGCTGGCCGGCGGCGCGCTCGTCATCGCCTCCACCAGCGCCGGCACGTCGGCTAGCTCTTGGGGCAGCATCCGCAGCTCGGTCAGGTGGCCGGCCGCCGCCAGT carries:
- a CDS encoding GNAT family N-acetyltransferase, whose protein sequence is MPECDPLLDRARQVWAALAGVPVTFPGVGAATVVTSPQSRICPPGWVGMVALGGAVLATAPAGPERARVAPVLASPADAGLLALDPEALAARLPVAELLGPASLAYLAESDLRTVGDLTPVLELPAQHPEVAALLGTVPGTEAEESGLDAITSPAFVLGQRGLVAAAAGYRRWPGEVAHLCVLSAPAQRGNGLATRVAGAATAHALRHGLLPQWRARLPASARVARRLGFRELGRQLSLRLTPSAPADG
- a CDS encoding PP2C family protein-serine/threonine phosphatase yields the protein MTATAVRGSFATAVERRAETLFAEAAQRLAGTLNQRRCLHAIAELAVAHLADVAVVLGPSAKPYAEGVRLAAAGHLTELRMLPQELADVPALVEAMTSAPPASRWLDPGTLPGRLLPSGVAPLGQVLLTPMSGDGVPGGALLLGWRAGRAPKSDDELAVARTFATRAGAAMAAALLYREQSEAMAVLQAELLPPQLPRLLGAELAGGYRPAERGLLVGGDFYDVFTPAGAGSRTVVVLGDVCGKGAPAAALTGKVRQTLRALHLVEQEPAMLLRVLNDALLQPGQSGQLSHSGQFVTLVLGQLDRLPGGGLRLTFATGGHPTPLVLRANGQVSEVPVAGTLVGVVPTLQVGTASVELAPGDICLLYSDGMTEARGGDSGREQFGEHRFRQALRDCHGWTAEAVVSHLEQLVVDWSGGAIQDDIAMLAIRSRPLAGNGLALPVSRS